The Frondihabitans australicus genome includes a region encoding these proteins:
- a CDS encoding Gfo/Idh/MocA family protein translates to MSTFRTLASADAPVRVIQVGAGGMGQAWLHNDRANPDVELVGIVDLNLEAARAGAEVYGSPSLPVSTDLLSLVASVEPDAILDITVPVAHHPVTTDSLFAGLPVLGEKPAAQNVAEALSLAAAAEVTGELFMVSQSRRYNDQLVAYRQQAGLLGSLGTVSTQFAKAPHFGGFREEMDNVLLLDMAIHPFDSVRYLLDRDPIAVYCESYNPSWSWYRGDAAASAIFEFEGGIRYTYDGSWCAPGLETSWNGAWRLSGSQGSALWDGDHEPTVEVTDSASRPVAPAESGAADLPTLPSVGDGIEGSLAAFVSSLRTGAVPDGEVHGNVMSLAMVEAAIESKESGSRILIDDVLSRAYETALATEKRDDVRAQLESWSSVRGALQAVAVSA, encoded by the coding sequence ATGAGCACCTTCCGCACGCTGGCCTCCGCCGACGCGCCCGTCCGCGTCATCCAGGTGGGCGCGGGCGGCATGGGCCAGGCGTGGCTCCACAACGACCGCGCCAACCCCGACGTCGAGCTGGTCGGCATCGTCGATCTCAACCTCGAGGCGGCGCGCGCAGGAGCCGAGGTCTACGGTTCACCTTCGCTCCCCGTGTCGACGGACCTGCTGTCGCTCGTGGCTTCCGTCGAACCGGACGCGATCCTCGACATCACCGTGCCCGTCGCCCACCACCCGGTGACGACCGACAGCCTCTTCGCCGGCCTGCCCGTGCTCGGCGAGAAGCCCGCGGCCCAGAACGTCGCCGAGGCGCTGTCGCTCGCCGCCGCCGCCGAGGTCACCGGCGAGCTGTTCATGGTGTCGCAGTCGCGCCGCTACAACGACCAGCTCGTCGCGTACCGGCAGCAGGCGGGCCTCCTCGGCTCGCTCGGCACGGTGTCGACGCAGTTCGCCAAGGCGCCGCACTTCGGCGGGTTCCGCGAGGAGATGGACAACGTCCTCCTGCTCGACATGGCGATCCACCCGTTCGACTCGGTGCGGTACCTGCTCGACCGCGACCCGATCGCGGTCTACTGCGAGTCGTACAACCCGTCGTGGAGCTGGTACCGCGGCGACGCCGCCGCCAGCGCGATCTTCGAGTTCGAGGGCGGTATCCGCTACACCTACGACGGCTCGTGGTGCGCGCCCGGGCTCGAGACCTCGTGGAACGGCGCCTGGCGGCTCTCGGGCTCGCAGGGGTCGGCGCTCTGGGACGGCGACCACGAGCCGACGGTCGAGGTGACCGACTCCGCCTCACGGCCGGTGGCTCCTGCGGAGTCGGGCGCTGCCGATCTGCCCACGCTCCCCTCCGTCGGCGACGGGATCGAGGGGTCGCTCGCGGCGTTCGTCTCCTCCCTGCGCACCGGTGCGGTGCCCGACGGCGAGGTGCACGGCAACGTCATGAGCCTGGCGATGGTCGAGGCGGCGATCGAGTCGAAGGAGTCGGGCTCTCGGATCCTGATCGACGACGTCCTCTCGCGCGCCTACGAGACCGCGCTCGCCACCGAGAAGCGCGACGACGTGCGCGCGCAGCTCGAGTCGTGGAGCTCGGTGCGCGGGGCGCTGCAGGCGGTGGCGGTCAGCGCCTGA
- a CDS encoding Gfo/Idh/MocA family protein — MTFPTIPGDGPLPVVLVGAGLMGQAWMRMLQTSPDADLVGLVDLDQELAHSAAAELGYDGLVIGTSVSDVASRSGAKAVINVTVPRAHVPVTLEAVFAGLPVLCEKPLAPTVGEALAIVAAAEASGQLVVTSQNRRFYDSLASYRQAVAEVSPLALLTTDFAREAHFPGFRETMRHPLLVDMAVHAFDVSRYLLLDDPVSVWCETFNPSWSWFDGDTVATAVFEFAGGVRYRYTGSWTTRGLVTSWNGSWRAAGEHGTATWDGEREVRVERADATRSLPGTGHSVVTSSGLSAPMAAGGAEEIAGSLADFVDALRTGRTPESEVHSNVHSLAMVEAAVRSADTGERVHFDDVLEEGHREALALDLPEAVASALAGWGSARAAVDRVAVGS, encoded by the coding sequence GTGACCTTCCCGACGATCCCGGGCGACGGGCCGCTGCCCGTCGTGCTGGTCGGCGCCGGGCTGATGGGGCAGGCGTGGATGCGCATGCTCCAGACCAGCCCCGACGCCGACCTGGTCGGGCTCGTCGATCTCGACCAGGAGCTCGCGCACAGCGCCGCGGCAGAACTCGGCTACGACGGCCTCGTCATCGGCACGAGTGTCAGCGACGTCGCGTCGCGGTCCGGGGCGAAGGCCGTGATCAACGTCACGGTTCCCCGGGCCCACGTGCCCGTCACCCTGGAGGCGGTGTTCGCGGGTCTTCCTGTGCTCTGCGAGAAGCCGCTCGCCCCGACGGTCGGCGAGGCCCTCGCCATCGTCGCCGCCGCGGAGGCGTCGGGTCAGCTCGTGGTCACGAGCCAGAACCGGCGCTTCTACGACTCCCTCGCCTCCTACCGGCAGGCGGTAGCGGAGGTGTCGCCGCTGGCGCTCCTCACGACGGACTTCGCCCGCGAGGCGCACTTCCCCGGCTTCCGCGAGACCATGAGGCACCCGCTCCTGGTCGACATGGCCGTCCACGCGTTCGACGTGTCGCGCTACCTGCTGCTCGACGACCCCGTGTCGGTCTGGTGCGAGACGTTCAACCCGTCATGGAGCTGGTTCGACGGCGACACCGTCGCCACGGCCGTCTTCGAGTTCGCCGGCGGCGTGCGCTACCGCTACACCGGCAGCTGGACGACCCGCGGCCTCGTCACGAGCTGGAACGGCTCGTGGCGCGCGGCCGGCGAGCACGGCACGGCGACCTGGGACGGCGAACGCGAGGTGCGCGTCGAGCGCGCCGACGCCACCCGGTCGCTTCCCGGCACCGGCCACAGCGTCGTCACGTCGTCCGGGCTGTCCGCGCCCATGGCCGCCGGCGGGGCCGAGGAGATCGCCGGGTCGCTCGCCGACTTCGTCGACGCCCTCCGCACGGGCCGCACGCCGGAGAGCGAGGTGCACTCGAACGTGCACAGCCTCGCCATGGTCGAGGCGGCGGTCAGGTCGGCCGACACCGGTGAACGCGTGCACTTCGACGACGTGCTCGAGGAGGGCCATCGCGAGGCGCTCGCCCTCGACCTGCCCGAGGCCGTCGCGTCGGCTCTCGCCGGGTGGGGTTCGGCGCGAGCGGCAGTCGACCGAGTCGCCGTCGGATCCTGA
- a CDS encoding carbohydrate ABC transporter permease codes for MSVGVVNPSESRRRAAATTREVTATGRRPRRSKRARTLPMTILGCIFLAIMIFPIYWMINTSLQNTSGAATATWLPWHPTFAAYQAALSQQGQNFVTSLVIGLGTVLITLIIATPCAYGLARFKMKGTGALLLVLLITQMVPTIVVANALYTLFNNIGLLNSYVGLILADSAVQIPFAVLLMRAFMESLPPSLVEAALVDGAGDFRAFVSIVIPISRNAIVTAALFTFLGAWGDFLIALTLTSTDAVRPITLGIYNYIGSNVTAWGPVMATSVLASLPAAALLVFAQKYIAAGALGGAVK; via the coding sequence ATGAGCGTCGGAGTCGTCAACCCGTCCGAGAGCCGTCGTCGCGCTGCTGCGACCACTCGCGAGGTCACGGCCACCGGCCGCCGTCCTCGCCGGAGCAAGCGCGCCCGGACCCTCCCCATGACCATCCTCGGGTGCATCTTCCTCGCGATCATGATCTTCCCGATCTACTGGATGATCAACACGAGCCTGCAGAACACCTCGGGCGCGGCCACGGCGACGTGGCTCCCGTGGCACCCGACCTTCGCCGCCTACCAGGCCGCGCTGTCGCAGCAGGGCCAGAACTTCGTCACGAGCCTCGTGATCGGCCTCGGCACGGTGCTCATCACGCTGATCATCGCGACGCCGTGCGCCTACGGGCTCGCGCGCTTCAAGATGAAGGGCACGGGCGCGCTCCTCCTCGTCCTGCTCATCACGCAGATGGTGCCGACGATCGTGGTCGCTAACGCGCTCTACACGCTGTTCAACAACATCGGCCTGCTGAACTCGTACGTCGGCCTGATCCTCGCCGACAGCGCGGTGCAGATCCCGTTCGCCGTGCTGCTCATGCGCGCCTTCATGGAGTCGCTGCCGCCGAGCCTCGTCGAGGCGGCGCTGGTCGACGGCGCGGGCGACTTCCGGGCCTTCGTCTCGATCGTGATCCCGATCAGCCGCAACGCGATCGTCACGGCCGCGCTGTTCACCTTCCTCGGCGCCTGGGGCGACTTCCTCATCGCCCTGACACTGACGTCGACCGATGCCGTCCGCCCGATCACCCTGGGCATCTACAACTACATTGGCTCGAACGTCACGGCCTGGGGCCCGGTCATGGCCACCTCGGTGCTGGCGTCGCTGCCGGCGGCCGCCCTGCTCGTGTTCGCGCAGAAGTACATCGCGGCGGGAGCCCTCGGCGGAGCGGTCAAGTGA
- a CDS encoding carbohydrate ABC transporter permease, with product MSVTAQPRVRPTATPLPMRPGQRRARILANTMRWLFVIPAAIFVAVFFGYPIVKNIVMSFQDYGTRTFFTGEAPWVGISNYVQVFSSSLFTTSLINTGLFTVGSIVMQFAIGLGLALFFKRNFPLSGFLRGLLLLPWLIPLIASSAIWKWLLDQGSGALNQGLALFGIPAVPWLVDPNLALVAVIGVNIWLGIPFNTTILYSGLQAVPEELYEAASLDGATGWKAFRHITWPSIRSVVSVVIVLGVVYTLKVVDLILGLTGGGPANSTQTLATNAYHQSFVNFEFGVGAAVSNVLIVVSFVFAMVYLAITRKAVDE from the coding sequence ATGAGTGTCACCGCACAGCCGAGGGTCCGGCCGACGGCCACCCCGCTGCCGATGAGGCCCGGTCAGCGCCGAGCCAGGATCCTGGCGAACACCATGCGATGGCTGTTCGTGATCCCGGCCGCGATCTTCGTGGCCGTCTTCTTCGGCTACCCGATCGTCAAGAACATCGTCATGTCGTTCCAGGACTACGGAACGCGCACCTTCTTCACGGGCGAGGCCCCGTGGGTCGGAATCAGCAACTACGTCCAGGTCTTCTCGAGCTCGTTGTTCACCACGAGCCTCATCAACACCGGCCTCTTCACGGTCGGCTCGATCGTGATGCAGTTCGCGATCGGCCTCGGGCTCGCCCTCTTCTTCAAGCGGAACTTCCCGCTCTCCGGATTCCTCCGCGGCCTTCTCCTCCTGCCGTGGCTGATCCCGCTCATCGCCTCCAGCGCCATCTGGAAGTGGCTGCTCGACCAGGGGTCGGGCGCCCTCAACCAGGGCCTCGCGCTCTTCGGCATCCCCGCGGTGCCGTGGCTCGTCGACCCGAACCTCGCGCTCGTCGCCGTCATCGGCGTGAACATCTGGCTCGGGATCCCGTTCAACACGACCATCCTCTACTCGGGCCTCCAGGCGGTCCCCGAGGAGCTCTACGAGGCGGCGTCGCTCGACGGCGCGACCGGCTGGAAGGCGTTCCGCCACATCACCTGGCCGAGCATCCGCTCCGTCGTCAGCGTCGTGATCGTCCTCGGCGTGGTCTACACGCTCAAGGTGGTCGACCTGATCCTGGGCCTCACCGGCGGCGGCCCTGCGAACTCCACGCAGACCCTCGCCACGAACGCCTACCACCAGTCGTTCGTCAACTTCGAGTTCGGCGTCGGCGCCGCGGTCAGCAACGTCCTCATCGTCGTGTCGTTCGTCTTCGCGATGGTCTACCTCGCTATCACCCGAAAGGCGGTCGACGAATGA
- a CDS encoding ThuA domain-containing protein → MSDTTAPLRVTVWGENIHEKVEAHVAERYPDGMHGAIAAGIRENLPGAEVRIATMDQPEHGLTDEVLENTDVLTWWGHADHAGVDDLIVDRVHRHVLSGMGLLVLHSGHWSKIFGKLMGTTCTLRWRSEHDQELVWTVNPQHPITIGVPNPIVIPEQEMYGEYFDVPTPDELIFISGFTGGEVFRSGMTYRRGFGKIFFFSPGDQDFPVYHHKDIRRVIANGVEWARPERERVMPNLKRYDLGEYFDGQHYAGPFDHPLEAPVQA, encoded by the coding sequence ATGAGCGACACCACCGCACCCCTCCGCGTCACCGTCTGGGGCGAGAACATCCACGAGAAGGTCGAGGCGCACGTCGCCGAGCGGTACCCCGACGGCATGCACGGCGCGATCGCCGCCGGCATCCGCGAGAACCTGCCGGGCGCCGAGGTCCGCATCGCGACGATGGACCAGCCCGAGCACGGCCTCACCGACGAGGTGCTCGAGAACACCGACGTGCTCACCTGGTGGGGCCACGCCGACCACGCCGGCGTGGACGACCTCATCGTCGATCGCGTGCACCGGCACGTGCTCAGCGGCATGGGCCTGCTCGTGCTGCACTCGGGTCACTGGTCGAAGATCTTCGGCAAGCTCATGGGCACGACCTGCACCCTGCGCTGGCGCAGCGAGCACGACCAGGAGCTCGTGTGGACGGTCAACCCGCAGCACCCGATCACCATCGGGGTGCCGAACCCGATCGTGATCCCCGAGCAGGAGATGTACGGCGAGTACTTCGACGTGCCCACCCCCGACGAGCTCATCTTCATCTCCGGCTTCACCGGCGGCGAGGTTTTCCGGTCGGGCATGACCTACCGTCGCGGCTTCGGCAAGATCTTCTTCTTCTCGCCCGGCGACCAGGACTTCCCCGTGTACCACCACAAGGACATCCGCCGCGTGATCGCGAACGGCGTCGAGTGGGCCCGCCCCGAGCGCGAGCGCGTCATGCCGAACCTCAAGCGCTACGACCTCGGCGAGTACTTCGACGGCCAGCACTACGCCGGCCCGTTCGACCACCCGCTCGAGGCTCCGGTGCAGGCATGA